A window from Littorina saxatilis isolate snail1 linkage group LG9, US_GU_Lsax_2.0, whole genome shotgun sequence encodes these proteins:
- the LOC138976187 gene encoding uncharacterized protein isoform X3, whose translation MPGANCCMPGCSVSSLRSSTLITFHGIPNGKADAEWRAALIHKINRADKLFNPKNARICSRHFKETCFKYGKRALIPGSLPTNHVLQKSVETPKTPARKPPVSRPPPPAPDLVAYYNFEEIRQDTLQLAAPWCLLENSKEQIQLDLT comes from the exons ATGCCCGGTGCAAATTGTTGTATGCCTGGATGCAGCGTGAGCTCACTAAGATCTTCAACGCTTATAACTTTCCATGGTATACCAAACGGAAAAGCGGATGCCGAATGGAGAGCTGCTCTTATCCACAAAATCAACCGTGCTGACAAGCTTTTCAACCCGAAGAATGCGAGGATATGTTCCCGACATTTCAAAGAAACATGCTTCAAATACG GCAAGCGAGCACTCATTCCAGGAAGTTTGCCAACCAACCATGTGCTACAGAAGTCAGTAGAAACACCAAAGACTCCAGCCAGGAAACCCCCA gtcagtcgccccccacctcctgctcctgacctggttgcctactacaacttcgaggaaatacgacaggacacccttcagcttgctgcaccatggtgtctcttggaGAACAGCAAGGAACAGATACAG ttggacctgacttga
- the LOC138976187 gene encoding uncharacterized protein isoform X2 produces the protein MPGANCCMPGCSVSSLRSSTLITFHGIPNGKADAEWRAALIHKINRADKLFNPKNARICSRHFKETCFKYGSLPTNHVLQKSVETPKTPARKPPVSRPPPPAPDLVAYYNFEEIRQDTLQLAAPWCLLENSKEQIQVGITEASQVKLLSSTL, from the exons ATGCCCGGTGCAAATTGTTGTATGCCTGGATGCAGCGTGAGCTCACTAAGATCTTCAACGCTTATAACTTTCCATGGTATACCAAACGGAAAAGCGGATGCCGAATGGAGAGCTGCTCTTATCCACAAAATCAACCGTGCTGACAAGCTTTTCAACCCGAAGAATGCGAGGATATGTTCCCGACATTTCAAAGAAACATGCTTCAAATACG GAAGTTTGCCAACCAACCATGTGCTACAGAAGTCAGTAGAAACACCAAAGACTCCAGCCAGGAAACCCCCA gtcagtcgccccccacctcctgctcctgacctggttgcctactacaacttcgaggaaatacgacaggacacccttcagcttgctgcaccatggtgtctcttggaGAACAGCAAGGAACAGATACAGGTGGGAATAACCGAAGCCAGCCAAGTGAAACTGTTGTCCTCTACGTTATGA
- the LOC138976187 gene encoding uncharacterized protein isoform X1 — translation MPGANCCMPGCSVSSLRSSTLITFHGIPNGKADAEWRAALIHKINRADKLFNPKNARICSRHFKETCFKYGKRALIPGSLPTNHVLQKSVETPKTPARKPPVSRPPPPAPDLVAYYNFEEIRQDTLQLAAPWCLLENSKEQIQVGITEASQVKLLSSTL, via the exons ATGCCCGGTGCAAATTGTTGTATGCCTGGATGCAGCGTGAGCTCACTAAGATCTTCAACGCTTATAACTTTCCATGGTATACCAAACGGAAAAGCGGATGCCGAATGGAGAGCTGCTCTTATCCACAAAATCAACCGTGCTGACAAGCTTTTCAACCCGAAGAATGCGAGGATATGTTCCCGACATTTCAAAGAAACATGCTTCAAATACG GCAAGCGAGCACTCATTCCAGGAAGTTTGCCAACCAACCATGTGCTACAGAAGTCAGTAGAAACACCAAAGACTCCAGCCAGGAAACCCCCA gtcagtcgccccccacctcctgctcctgacctggttgcctactacaacttcgaggaaatacgacaggacacccttcagcttgctgcaccatggtgtctcttggaGAACAGCAAGGAACAGATACAGGTGGGAATAACCGAAGCCAGCCAAGTGAAACTGTTGTCCTCTACGTTATGA